A section of the Acidobacteriota bacterium genome encodes:
- a CDS encoding DUF4184 family protein — MPFTVAHAAAALPLRRSGLVWSALVLGTFAPDFEYFLRLAPDVGYGHTLPGTFLLTLPLALIVLWLFHAVVKAPVVELLPASFRDRLAEDVEAFRFGGAARFAMILLSILLGIATHLGWDSFTHPNTWVYRHWAILHASLKIPIIGATPLYKLFQHGSTAIGVGILVIWLLVWRQNAKLHHESTNHRVSGRHRLTVLAVVISIALAGAVIRAVVALGLPAGHLAQKRFVGLWVTTLVALLWWQIVLYGAWYKRRTDT; from the coding sequence ATGCCTTTCACAGTGGCCCATGCTGCGGCAGCACTGCCGCTGCGAAGATCAGGACTCGTGTGGTCAGCGCTAGTCCTTGGCACATTTGCGCCGGATTTCGAGTACTTTCTTCGCCTGGCGCCGGACGTTGGTTACGGTCACACCCTGCCGGGAACATTTCTCCTTACGCTGCCACTTGCGCTGATCGTGTTGTGGCTCTTCCACGCTGTGGTGAAAGCTCCAGTAGTGGAACTATTGCCTGCGAGCTTTCGCGACCGGCTGGCGGAAGATGTCGAGGCGTTCCGCTTCGGCGGGGCTGCCAGGTTCGCGATGATCCTTCTTTCGATCTTGCTGGGGATTGCGACACATCTGGGGTGGGATTCCTTTACTCATCCCAATACGTGGGTCTATCGTCACTGGGCGATTCTTCATGCGTCATTGAAGATTCCAATCATTGGGGCGACGCCTCTCTACAAACTCTTTCAGCACGGCAGTACCGCGATTGGAGTTGGAATCCTGGTGATCTGGCTGCTGGTGTGGCGCCAAAACGCGAAGCTGCATCATGAATCCACTAACCATAGGGTCTCGGGACGTCACAGACTCACCGTATTGGCGGTAGTGATTTCAATAGCTTTGGCGGGAGCCGTGATCCGAGCTGTCGTAGCTCTTGGACTTCCAGCGGGTCATCTGGCTCAAAAGCGGTTTGTCGGGTTGTGGGTAACCACATTGGTAGCGTTGTTGTGGTGGCAGATTGTGCTCTACGGGGCATGGTACAAACGCAGGACGGATACCTGA
- a CDS encoding winged helix-turn-helix domain-containing protein, which translates to MKTPNQRTASFGPYTLDLRSGELRKFGTKVKMGEQAFQILRVLLEASGELVTREELRSKLWPDDTFVDFDHGLNSAVQRLRDCLTDSAEKPRWIETVPRRGYRFVGQVEWTEESRSQDTVPGMAPGAEPVEVAAGSETHGTGGNWGRRSALAVVVASALILVGFLTVHEIRKAQATKRAHLIRSLAVLPLDNFSGDSSQEYFADGMTDEVITMLAKNPALRVISRTSVMQYKGVHRPLPEIAKELGVDGILEGSVGRSGSRVHMTAQLIHAATDTHVWAETFDRDLSDVGTLQNELAEAIARQVGTATSIAERAEKKINPEAHDAYLLGRYYWFAGEYAKSRPFFQKAVDIQPDYAAGWSGLSDAYCANAASGEYAPDAVMPLCEAAAKRAVELDDSLSEAHTSVAANYLFHHWDVMAAERESAKAVALNPNNSQAHELRSNVLVVLHRYDESIQETAKAMELDPFADPAGMVAALLSVRRFDEAIKEARIRIAAQPNLSILHGSLADAYLLKGMEEESEVEFERAVELDGEKERSAELRRAFRAGGMRAALAMRAESLKRAAAHRYVSPLDLAVVSARIRNKEDTLRYLEESYQKHAPFLIFIQQDATFDFVRNEPRYRAIVQKMGLPPA; encoded by the coding sequence ATGAAAACACCTAACCAAAGAACTGCTTCGTTCGGTCCCTACACGCTCGATCTGCGTTCTGGGGAACTGCGGAAGTTTGGGACGAAGGTAAAAATGGGGGAGCAGGCTTTTCAGATCCTGCGTGTGCTGCTGGAAGCCTCCGGGGAACTAGTGACGCGGGAGGAGTTGCGGTCGAAGCTCTGGCCCGACGACACGTTTGTGGATTTTGACCACGGGCTGAACTCCGCCGTGCAGCGATTGCGCGATTGCCTCACTGACTCGGCTGAGAAGCCGCGATGGATTGAGACCGTTCCGCGGCGCGGTTACCGGTTTGTGGGGCAAGTGGAATGGACGGAGGAAAGCCGGTCACAGGACACAGTGCCAGGCATGGCTCCTGGAGCTGAGCCCGTCGAAGTGGCGGCGGGTTCGGAAACGCACGGCACGGGAGGGAACTGGGGGCGCCGAAGCGCTCTAGCCGTGGTGGTGGCCTCGGCATTGATTCTGGTTGGCTTCCTCACCGTTCACGAGATCAGGAAGGCGCAGGCCACAAAACGCGCTCACCTGATTCGCTCGCTCGCGGTGTTGCCGCTGGACAATTTCTCCGGGGATTCTTCCCAGGAATATTTTGCAGACGGCATGACGGATGAAGTGATCACCATGCTGGCAAAGAATCCCGCGTTGCGCGTGATCTCGCGTACATCCGTAATGCAATACAAGGGTGTACATCGGCCGCTGCCGGAGATCGCCAAAGAACTTGGAGTGGATGGGATTCTAGAAGGCTCGGTGGGCCGTTCGGGAAGCCGGGTACACATGACGGCGCAGTTGATCCATGCGGCCACCGACACGCATGTGTGGGCAGAGACCTTCGACCGCGATCTGAGCGACGTTGGGACGCTGCAAAACGAATTAGCGGAAGCCATCGCGCGGCAGGTGGGGACCGCGACCTCGATCGCAGAAAGGGCCGAGAAGAAAATAAACCCGGAGGCGCACGATGCCTACCTTCTGGGTCGGTATTACTGGTTCGCGGGCGAGTACGCAAAAAGCCGTCCCTTTTTTCAGAAAGCCGTTGACATTCAGCCGGACTATGCCGCCGGCTGGAGTGGCTTGTCCGATGCGTACTGTGCGAACGCGGCTTCGGGAGAGTATGCGCCGGACGCGGTGATGCCCCTGTGCGAGGCGGCGGCGAAGCGTGCTGTGGAACTCGACGACTCCCTCTCGGAGGCGCACACCTCCGTGGCCGCAAATTACCTGTTTCACCACTGGGACGTCATGGCGGCGGAGCGAGAATCGGCAAAGGCGGTGGCGCTTAATCCCAATAACTCACAAGCTCACGAGCTGCGATCCAACGTGCTGGTCGTTTTGCATCGGTACGACGAGTCAATCCAGGAAACAGCCAAGGCGATGGAACTCGACCCCTTCGCCGATCCTGCAGGTATGGTTGCCGCCTTGTTGAGCGTGCGCCGCTTTGACGAAGCGATCAAGGAAGCTCGCATTCGAATCGCCGCGCAACCCAACCTCAGCATACTGCATGGCAGCCTGGCGGATGCCTATCTGTTGAAGGGAATGGAAGAGGAATCGGAAGTGGAGTTTGAACGCGCAGTGGAACTGGATGGCGAAAAGGAAAGGTCAGCTGAGTTACGGCGTGCGTTCCGCGCCGGGGGTATGCGAGCGGCGCTTGCCATGCGAGCCGAGAGCCTCAAACGGGCGGCCGCTCATCGATACGTTTCGCCCTTGGATCTGGCCGTGGTCTCCGCCCGCATCAGGAACAAAGAAGACACGCTGCGTTACCTGGAGGAAAGTTACCAGAAACACGCGCCGTTCCTGATCTTTATCCAGCAGGATGCGACCTTTGACTTTGTGCGCAACGAGCCGCGCTACCGCGCCATCGTACAAAAGATGGGCCTTCCTCCGGCGTAG
- a CDS encoding nodulation protein NfeD, producing the protein MKPLRFLLVALIVFFAVSASADVLKIVINDTIHPVTAEYIGRALEAAAANHDQAVLIEINTPGGFLDSTDQIIHEILTSPVPVVIYVAPTGARAASAGLFILESADVAAMAPGTHTGAAHPVGVFGKPDDVMMKKIENDAAAQMRSVVSKRGRNVEMAESAVRESKSFTEQEALDKKLVDYVASDEQDLFRQISGKVVKRFDGTAVTLNLTSQPVRDFPMTLKQRILAYIVDPNVLYIILAIGALCVYFEFNHPGAVIPGTIGVIFILFAAFAMHFLPIRYAALAMILVAFVLFAAEAKLASHGVLTTGGIVLLTLGALLLVDSPIPELRVRLLTALAVSVPLGLITAFLMSIAVRARRNKITTGEQGLIGEIGVTQTALAPAGKIMVHGELWDAVSTTPVPAGERVMVRHVDGLTLQVDPAPSVRPVMV; encoded by the coding sequence ATGAAGCCATTACGATTCCTGCTTGTTGCTCTCATCGTATTTTTCGCTGTCTCGGCCTCCGCCGACGTCCTGAAGATCGTCATCAACGACACGATCCACCCCGTTACCGCCGAGTATATTGGCCGAGCGCTCGAAGCGGCTGCCGCCAATCACGACCAGGCCGTGCTGATCGAGATCAACACGCCCGGTGGATTCCTTGACTCCACCGACCAGATCATCCACGAGATCCTGACCTCGCCCGTACCCGTCGTGATCTATGTGGCGCCCACGGGAGCACGTGCTGCCTCCGCCGGTCTCTTCATCCTCGAATCCGCGGACGTCGCCGCCATGGCTCCCGGCACGCACACCGGCGCCGCCCATCCGGTAGGCGTTTTCGGTAAACCCGATGATGTGATGATGAAGAAGATCGAAAACGACGCTGCCGCCCAGATGCGCTCCGTCGTTTCCAAACGAGGCCGCAATGTCGAGATGGCCGAAAGTGCGGTGCGTGAATCCAAGTCTTTTACCGAACAGGAAGCCCTCGATAAAAAGTTAGTCGACTACGTAGCTTCCGACGAGCAGGACCTTTTCCGCCAGATTTCCGGCAAGGTCGTTAAGCGCTTCGATGGAACCGCTGTCACCCTGAATCTCACCAGCCAGCCCGTGCGCGATTTTCCGATGACGCTCAAGCAGCGCATCCTTGCTTACATTGTCGATCCAAACGTGCTGTACATCATCCTCGCGATCGGCGCGCTGTGCGTGTATTTCGAATTCAACCATCCCGGAGCAGTGATCCCCGGCACGATTGGCGTGATCTTCATTCTGTTTGCCGCCTTCGCCATGCACTTCCTGCCGATTCGCTACGCAGCCCTGGCGATGATCCTTGTGGCTTTCGTCTTATTTGCGGCGGAAGCGAAACTCGCAAGCCACGGAGTCCTCACCACCGGCGGAATCGTTCTCCTGACTCTCGGTGCTTTACTCCTCGTCGATTCCCCCATCCCCGAACTGCGCGTGCGGTTGTTGACCGCGCTGGCCGTCAGCGTTCCGCTCGGACTTATTACCGCCTTCCTGATGAGCATCGCCGTCAGAGCACGCCGCAACAAGATCACCACCGGTGAGCAAGGATTAATCGGCGAAATCGGCGTCACCCAAACCGCGCTCGCGCCCGCCGGAAAAATCATGGTCCACGGCGAACTCTGGGATGCCGTCAGCACCACGCCGGTTCCCGCCGGAGAGCGAGTCATGGTGCGGCACGTTGACGGACTTACCCTGCAAGTTGACCCGGCGCCCTCGGTTCGCCCGGTGATGGTGTAG
- a CDS encoding SPOR domain-containing protein yields MANTQQDTEITLGTGRMLALFFALVVICAGFFAIGFSLGRKANMVGNGNVLAAQSGNPSAVVRPSAGKNTPPQPAPSSDNFSFLNSGGQKTADTKLATPDAQAQPAAAAASTDQPKSDANSPTAASSAGSYYVQVAAVTRQEDADALVEALKKKQYPAFSANNPSVDKFFRVQVGPYADIKDAEAMRTRLIADGYNPILKK; encoded by the coding sequence ATGGCGAACACTCAACAAGACACGGAGATCACCCTCGGCACCGGCCGCATGCTCGCGCTATTTTTCGCGCTGGTCGTGATCTGCGCCGGATTTTTTGCGATCGGCTTTTCGCTTGGACGGAAGGCCAACATGGTTGGAAACGGGAACGTCCTCGCCGCGCAATCCGGAAATCCTTCCGCTGTAGTCCGTCCATCGGCAGGAAAGAACACGCCTCCTCAACCGGCGCCTTCGTCGGACAACTTCAGCTTCCTCAATTCTGGAGGGCAGAAAACCGCTGACACCAAACTAGCGACACCGGACGCGCAAGCACAACCCGCCGCGGCGGCAGCATCAACCGATCAACCCAAGAGCGACGCGAACTCCCCGACCGCTGCTTCGTCGGCCGGCTCCTACTACGTGCAAGTCGCCGCAGTAACCCGCCAGGAAGACGCCGACGCCCTGGTCGAAGCTTTGAAGAAGAAACAGTACCCGGCCTTCTCCGCCAACAATCCATCGGTCGATAAATTCTTCCGCGTCCAAGTCGGCCCGTACGCCGATATCAAGGACGCCGAAGCCATGAGAACCCGCCTGATCGCCGACGGCTACAACCCGATTTTGAAGAAGTAG
- a CDS encoding slipin family protein, producing MDLGFPVVTVAIVIVIIYALSSIKILAEYERGVIFRLGRLMGHAKGPGVILVFAPVDRIVRVSLRQEALEVPPQDIITRDNVTLKVNAVIFLRVIDPNKAVVEVSNYVYQTSQFAQTTLRSVLGEQELDELLAHREKINLRLQSILDQHTAPWGVKVVNVEVKQVDMPESMLRAMAKQAEAEREKRSKIIHAEGEFSAAQRLVDAAHLLATEPVSVQLRYLQTLTEIGVEKNTTVVFPVPVDFFGGLQRLLAAPPEKTGS from the coding sequence ATGGATCTCGGGTTTCCAGTGGTTACGGTTGCGATCGTAATCGTCATTATTTACGCGCTCAGCTCCATCAAGATTCTTGCCGAATATGAACGCGGGGTTATCTTCCGCCTCGGACGCCTGATGGGACACGCCAAGGGCCCGGGCGTCATTCTGGTCTTTGCCCCCGTCGATCGCATCGTCCGCGTCTCGCTCCGCCAGGAAGCGCTCGAAGTGCCGCCGCAGGACATCATCACCCGCGACAACGTCACCTTGAAAGTGAATGCCGTCATTTTCCTGCGCGTGATCGATCCCAACAAAGCTGTGGTCGAAGTCTCGAACTACGTCTACCAGACTTCGCAGTTCGCGCAGACTACGCTGCGGTCGGTCCTCGGCGAACAGGAACTTGATGAACTGCTGGCGCATCGCGAAAAGATCAACCTGCGCCTGCAGAGCATTCTTGACCAGCACACCGCTCCCTGGGGCGTGAAAGTCGTCAACGTGGAAGTGAAGCAGGTCGATATGCCGGAGTCGATGTTGCGCGCGATGGCAAAGCAAGCCGAAGCGGAACGCGAAAAGCGTTCGAAGATCATTCACGCCGAAGGCGAGTTCTCCGCCGCGCAGCGACTGGTCGACGCCGCTCATCTGCTGGCGACCGAACCCGTCAGCGTGCAATTGCGCTACTTGCAAACCCTAACCGAAATCGGCGTTGAGAAGAATACGACTGTAGTTTTCCCTGTCCCAGTTGATTTCTTTGGTGGATTGCAGAGATTACTAGCGGCCCCGCCCGAGAAGACCGGGAGTTAG
- a CDS encoding PAS domain S-box protein: MSMNPAWLTGFPVGALAIPWLAPRESTALILAVVSFLFYRAFRERYLLTWGMGWITFAVFLFMERRGLVHAPSPAAAAFTAAEFVVTMGLFASAALLSVHAKRLLTAALMISSVVVACAVLRPVYLPDSEGMKIAVEAGCRVIAVLAAFGLLRYRFGRMGIGPILLSLGLLTLNLHWPPYTNHIPVEGFLLGEILLGSSMFLLVLGDSRARVERLSVLNELTVTISRAQNHGPMMQSALEKLKTVAKAKTAWFRMLEGSQLVLTQHVGLSPDSTRSLGQIGMDDTMTQVFQDNRARVLKLSETPESVREQLKKQGIHHVVVLPVQGKKSVIGTFSLGCSSSRRHSVEELEFLETVTHQLGIAVENLRLLEQVLRSQRQWMNTFDSIQDLILAHDGDFRILKTNQALLQRLEQAPADVVGNLCEMVLPQRMPWSGCPYCDRGAGLTEGADPCFGGQALVSTSSFTEQGSQQKGTIHVVRDTTERHVAEEKYRMLFEQAQEGVFVATLEGKLLDCNDAFVTMLGYVSREELTAVDIDSVLYPVPDERAAFRNEIEAHNYVRNFEITVRRKDGTLLTAAASCFATRNAMGGIERYQGFVLDITEKKRSEDEMRRRNRELNALNAMAVIATQSFDLDEILNLTLRQVISLFGAETGSVYLAAGAEGTFRRRAGWGPRSEARVRMSEASFPEGFGDLVMRSRAEVVGQDFVPHLPPAVVEFVCADRLPGWIWVLLWSKDKPIGIMGIASKEARQYSSNDENLLVAISRQLATTIEKVQLYEETCKAYEDLRHTQEQLLQSEKMSAVGQLIAGVAHELNNPLTAILGYAQLLDQAGLDQRSADYVKKLFKQAQRTHRVVQNLLSFARQRKPEKQAVDLKRVLEETLALREYDLKVSNITLERDLVDELPPVVADPHQLEQVFLNVINNALDAMLESNSSGVLKVRTFRRNNFVCAEFDDSGPGIKDPSRIFDPFYTTKTIGKGTGLGLSICYGIIKEHGGEIVARNRDEGGAAIEIRLPASEKQALPEVASSPQRRESLLKGRVLLVEDEEAVLEFERDVLVGAGADVTTSLNIDETKQHLGNGSFDVVVMNGRMPGGPNVEEMHRWMLANCPGLEKRTLLTFSSVMDADTRRFLQEQDVPSLAKPFEVADLISQVLRLLQREDAADAKANAAGSGA, from the coding sequence GTGTCTATGAATCCTGCCTGGTTAACAGGCTTCCCGGTTGGCGCCCTCGCCATCCCATGGCTGGCGCCGAGGGAGTCCACTGCCCTGATCCTGGCGGTAGTGAGTTTCCTCTTCTATCGAGCTTTCCGTGAACGGTATCTGCTGACCTGGGGAATGGGCTGGATCACGTTCGCCGTCTTTCTGTTCATGGAGCGGCGTGGCCTGGTGCACGCGCCATCGCCGGCAGCGGCAGCCTTCACAGCGGCGGAATTCGTCGTAACCATGGGATTGTTTGCCTCGGCGGCGCTGCTGTCGGTCCATGCCAAGCGGTTGCTCACCGCAGCCCTGATGATCTCGTCGGTGGTCGTCGCGTGCGCGGTCCTGCGCCCGGTTTACCTGCCAGACTCCGAAGGAATGAAGATCGCGGTCGAAGCAGGCTGCCGGGTGATTGCAGTGCTGGCGGCATTTGGGCTGCTTCGCTATCGCTTTGGACGGATGGGCATTGGTCCAATTCTGCTGAGTCTTGGACTGCTGACGCTGAATCTGCATTGGCCGCCTTATACGAATCACATTCCCGTCGAAGGATTCCTGCTCGGCGAAATCCTTCTTGGTTCCAGCATGTTCCTGCTCGTGCTGGGGGATTCGCGGGCACGCGTGGAACGTTTGTCGGTCCTCAATGAGCTGACAGTCACGATATCGCGAGCCCAGAATCACGGGCCGATGATGCAGTCGGCGTTGGAAAAGTTGAAGACGGTGGCCAAGGCGAAGACGGCCTGGTTCCGCATGCTCGAAGGCAGCCAGCTGGTTTTGACGCAACATGTAGGTTTGTCGCCGGATTCCACGCGTTCGCTCGGCCAGATCGGAATGGACGACACCATGACCCAGGTCTTTCAGGACAACCGGGCGAGGGTGTTGAAACTTTCGGAGACGCCGGAGTCAGTGCGCGAACAGTTGAAGAAGCAGGGAATCCATCACGTGGTGGTGCTCCCAGTGCAGGGCAAGAAGTCGGTGATCGGCACATTCTCCCTGGGATGTTCGTCGAGCCGGCGGCACAGTGTTGAAGAGTTGGAATTTCTCGAAACCGTAACCCATCAATTGGGAATTGCGGTGGAGAATCTGCGGTTGCTGGAGCAGGTGTTGCGCTCGCAACGGCAGTGGATGAACACGTTTGATTCGATTCAGGATCTGATCCTCGCGCATGACGGCGACTTCCGCATTCTGAAAACGAACCAGGCGCTTCTGCAGAGATTGGAACAGGCGCCCGCGGATGTGGTCGGCAACCTTTGTGAAATGGTTTTGCCGCAGCGCATGCCGTGGAGCGGATGTCCGTACTGCGATCGTGGCGCGGGACTGACGGAAGGCGCGGATCCATGTTTCGGCGGGCAGGCTCTGGTTTCGACGTCGTCGTTTACGGAGCAGGGAAGCCAGCAGAAGGGCACCATTCACGTGGTGCGCGACACCACCGAGCGGCATGTGGCGGAAGAAAAATATCGCATGCTCTTCGAGCAGGCGCAGGAAGGTGTCTTTGTTGCGACGCTCGAAGGGAAACTGCTCGACTGCAACGATGCCTTCGTGACCATGCTCGGGTATGTGAGCCGGGAAGAATTGACGGCGGTCGATATTGACAGCGTGCTGTATCCGGTGCCGGATGAGCGGGCGGCGTTCCGGAACGAAATCGAAGCGCATAACTATGTGCGCAATTTTGAGATCACGGTCCGGCGTAAAGACGGAACCCTGCTGACGGCGGCGGCGAGTTGCTTTGCCACGCGCAATGCGATGGGGGGCATCGAGCGCTATCAGGGCTTCGTGTTGGACATCACGGAGAAGAAACGTTCCGAAGATGAGATGCGCCGTCGCAACCGCGAACTCAACGCGCTGAATGCCATGGCGGTGATTGCGACCCAGTCGTTCGATCTGGACGAAATTCTTAACCTCACGCTCCGGCAGGTGATTTCACTGTTTGGGGCGGAAACGGGATCGGTCTACCTGGCAGCGGGTGCGGAAGGTACGTTCCGCCGGCGAGCGGGCTGGGGCCCGCGCAGTGAAGCGCGTGTCCGCATGTCGGAAGCGAGTTTCCCGGAGGGATTTGGCGACCTCGTGATGCGGTCGCGGGCGGAAGTCGTAGGTCAGGATTTTGTTCCCCACCTGCCTCCAGCTGTCGTCGAGTTTGTCTGCGCGGACCGGTTGCCGGGATGGATCTGGGTTCTACTGTGGAGTAAGGACAAGCCGATCGGCATCATGGGTATTGCCAGTAAAGAAGCTCGTCAGTATTCGAGCAACGACGAAAATCTGCTGGTAGCGATCAGCCGTCAACTGGCGACGACGATCGAAAAAGTTCAGCTCTACGAAGAGACCTGCAAGGCGTACGAAGACCTGCGGCACACCCAGGAACAACTCCTGCAGAGCGAAAAAATGTCGGCGGTGGGGCAGTTGATTGCCGGGGTGGCACACGAGTTGAACAATCCACTCACCGCAATTCTGGGATACGCGCAGTTGCTGGACCAGGCGGGACTAGACCAGCGCTCCGCGGATTACGTGAAGAAGCTGTTCAAGCAGGCGCAGCGCACGCATCGCGTGGTGCAGAACCTGCTTTCCTTCGCTCGCCAACGCAAACCGGAGAAGCAGGCTGTTGATCTGAAGAGGGTTCTGGAAGAAACGCTGGCGTTGCGCGAATATGATCTGAAAGTCAGCAACATCACGCTGGAACGCGATCTGGTCGACGAGTTGCCGCCGGTCGTGGCGGATCCCCACCAGTTGGAACAGGTATTCCTCAACGTGATCAATAACGCGCTGGATGCGATGCTGGAGAGCAACAGCAGTGGCGTATTGAAGGTGCGCACCTTCCGCCGCAACAACTTCGTGTGCGCCGAATTCGATGACAGTGGACCCGGGATCAAGGATCCCAGCCGTATTTTCGATCCTTTCTATACGACGAAGACGATCGGCAAAGGGACGGGACTCGGGCTCAGCATCTGCTACGGGATCATCAAGGAACATGGCGGCGAGATTGTGGCTCGCAACCGTGACGAAGGCGGCGCTGCCATTGAAATCAGGCTGCCGGCCAGCGAGAAGCAGGCGTTACCCGAGGTTGCGAGTTCTCCGCAAAGACGTGAGTCGTTACTCAAGGGGCGTGTGCTGCTGGTGGAAGATGAGGAAGCAGTGCTTGAGTTTGAGCGTGACGTGCTGGTGGGCGCTGGAGCCGACGTCACCACCTCGCTCAATATTGACGAAACAAAACAGCACCTGGGCAACGGTTCGTTTGATGTCGTCGTGATGAACGGGCGCATGCCGGGTGGTCCGAATGTGGAAGAAATGCATCGCTGGATGTTGGCGAATTGTCCGGGGCTGGAGAAGCGGACGCTGCTGACGTTCTCGAGCGTGATGGATGCAGATACGCGGCGCTTTCTGCAGGAGCAGGATGTACCGTCGCTGGCGAAGCCATTTGAAGTAGCGGACCTGATCTCTCAGGTACTGCGCCTGCTGCAACGGGAAGATGCAGCCGATGCCAAGGCTAACGCAGCTGGTTCGGGCGCGTAG
- a CDS encoding response regulator → MAHDRVLVVDDEETIREIVCSMLAGANFETCQAASGLEALSLLESGEEFDLVLSDMLMPGGIDGTALLERAKEKYPDVPVVMVTTVSDIQVALQALRHGAYDYLPKPFEREQLLATVRRALENRRLKRENDAYRTNLEELVAARTQQWKSALDDLKRSYDITLEALGDALDLKDAETEGHSRRVTAFTIAIASKMGLQKEEIGVIARGAFLHDIGKMAIPDKILTKPDKLTPDEVEIMKEHAWYGYKIVKNIPFLNEAAEIVYSHQEKYDGSGYPRRLKGDQIPLGARIFSIADTFDAITSDRPYRPKQTDEAARTEISKWSGRQFDPRIVEVFLDMPDDIWDQLRRDCALKGRFPHS, encoded by the coding sequence ATGGCGCATGACCGTGTTCTCGTAGTTGACGATGAGGAAACGATCCGGGAGATCGTGTGTTCCATGCTGGCCGGGGCAAATTTTGAAACCTGCCAGGCCGCCAGTGGCCTCGAAGCCCTGTCATTATTGGAGTCCGGGGAGGAATTCGATCTCGTGCTCTCTGACATGTTGATGCCGGGCGGCATCGACGGCACCGCCCTCCTCGAACGCGCCAAGGAAAAATACCCCGACGTTCCCGTCGTGATGGTCACCACGGTCAGTGACATCCAGGTCGCTTTACAGGCCCTTCGCCACGGCGCCTACGATTACTTGCCGAAACCGTTCGAACGAGAGCAACTCTTGGCCACAGTTCGCCGCGCTCTGGAGAATCGGCGGCTGAAACGCGAGAACGACGCGTATCGCACGAACTTGGAAGAACTGGTCGCGGCGCGTACCCAGCAATGGAAGTCAGCCTTGGACGATCTAAAACGTTCTTACGACATCACGCTCGAAGCTCTCGGCGACGCACTCGACCTCAAGGACGCCGAAACCGAAGGCCACTCCCGGCGGGTCACTGCGTTCACCATCGCGATCGCCAGCAAGATGGGACTTCAAAAAGAAGAGATCGGTGTTATCGCGCGTGGCGCGTTCCTCCACGACATCGGCAAGATGGCCATTCCCGACAAGATCCTGACCAAGCCTGACAAGCTCACTCCTGATGAAGTAGAGATCATGAAGGAGCACGCCTGGTACGGGTACAAAATCGTAAAAAATATCCCGTTCCTCAACGAAGCCGCTGAGATTGTCTACTCGCACCAGGAGAAGTATGACGGCTCCGGCTATCCACGCCGGCTCAAAGGCGATCAGATTCCTCTCGGCGCCCGGATCTTTTCGATCGCCGACACGTTCGACGCCATCACTTCAGACCGCCCGTATCGCCCCAAACAGACCGACGAGGCCGCTCGAACGGAAATCTCCAAATGGTCTGGCCGCCAGTTCGATCCTCGCATCGTCGAAGTCTTCCTCGACATGCCCGACGACATCTGGGACCAACTTCGCCGCGATTGCGCACTAAAGGGACGCTTCCCCCATTCCTAG
- a CDS encoding winged helix-turn-helix transcriptional regulator, translating to MPNAPDLGPFLHAIADPARRRILQALKDKGTGGKDLGLNAGDIEGRVKLSQPTVSHHMRILETAGLVEVKKQGTWRWYRRNQKLISQMTRAMKAQL from the coding sequence ATGCCCAACGCTCCCGACCTCGGTCCTTTCCTCCACGCCATCGCCGACCCCGCGCGTCGACGCATCCTGCAAGCACTCAAGGATAAGGGTACCGGGGGCAAAGACCTCGGCCTCAACGCCGGCGACATCGAAGGACGAGTGAAGCTCTCGCAGCCCACCGTCTCGCATCACATGAGGATTCTGGAAACAGCAGGTCTGGTGGAAGTCAAGAAGCAGGGCACGTGGCGATGGTATCGCCGCAACCAGAAGCTGATCTCACAAATGACTCGCGCGATGAAGGCACAACTCTAG